A stretch of Aedes aegypti strain LVP_AGWG chromosome 2, AaegL5.0 Primary Assembly, whole genome shotgun sequence DNA encodes these proteins:
- the LOC23687858 gene encoding CD63 antigen, whose amino-acid sequence MPSVGVACVRYLVFFFNFLFAITGLVVVVTGAIIQSSYHHYSNFLGESFWTAPIVLIVIGSVIFVVACFGCCGAAKESPCMIITFSVFLGLVFLAEIGIGVAGYYKHEELSGILEKGFNETLDNYKTNLAAQEAWNLVQSEMKCCGVNGPEDWQPIFKNDTVPKSCCHELPIGVNRCTRKYADPEGCFPKLSAFLGSKSLLMAGIGVGLAAIQLVAVLLACCLYGSFRRQYETV is encoded by the exons ATCACCGGGCTGGTCGTCGTAGTGACGGGAGCCATCATTCAGTCGTCCTATCACCACTACTCGAACTTTCTCG GTGAGAGCTTCTGGACAGCCCCTATAGTGCTAATCGTCATTGGATCCGTCATATTCGTCGTTGCCTGTTTTGGATGCTGTGGCGCCGCAAAGGAGAGCCCATGTATGATCATAACG TTTTCGGTCTTCTTGGGGTTGGTGTTCCTGGCTGAAATCGGCATTGGCGTCGCCGGCTATTACAAACACGAAGAACTGAGCGGCATTTTGGAGAAGGGATTCAACGAAACGCTGGACAACTATAAGACAAATTTGGCCGCCCAAGAGGCCTGGAATCTGGTCCAATCGGAGATGAAGTGCTGCGGCGTCAACGGACCGGAAGACTGGCAGCCAATTTTTAAGAACGATACCGTACCGAAATCGTGCTGCCACGAGTTGCCGATCGGAGTGAACAGGTGTACTCGGAAATACGCCGACCCGGAAGGGTGCTTCCCGAAGCTGTCCGCTTTTCTCGGATCCAAGTCCCTCTTGATGGCTGGAATCGGCGTTGGATTGGCCGCTATTCAG CTCGTGGCCGTCCTGCTCGCTTGCTGCCTGTACGGATCATTCCGGCGACAATACGAAACCGTCTAA